A portion of the Juglans microcarpa x Juglans regia isolate MS1-56 chromosome 1D, Jm3101_v1.0, whole genome shotgun sequence genome contains these proteins:
- the LOC121235780 gene encoding glycerol-3-phosphate acyltransferase 5-like has protein sequence MKNAPVESVVAELEGTLLKDQDPFSYFMLVAFEASGLIRFALLLMLWPVIRLLDMMGMADAGLKLMIFVAVMGVRESEIESVSRAVLPKFYMDGIDTEAWKVFSSYDKRVVVTKTPRIMVERFVKKHLRADEVLGSELVLNRFGFATGFVEEYDIRPLSDRVAKLFVDEPLSLGLGRPTSAAGSSFLSLCKEQVHPSMTSNQKQDRQALRPLPVIFHDGRLVKRPTPLTALLILLWMPLGILLAIIRIVVSLMVPIWAIPYLSRLFGGEVIVKGKPPPPVSDGNTGVLFVCTHRTLLDPVVLSTVLRRKIPAVTYSISRLTEILSPIPTIRLTRIREVDAEKIKQQLTKGDLVVCPEGTTCREPFLLRFSALFAELTDRIVPVAMNYRVGFFHATTAGGWKALDPIFFFMNPRPVYEVTFLNQLPVEATCSSGKSPHEVANYVQRILAATLGFECTNFTRKDKYRVLAGNDGTVSYNSIIDQIKRVVSTFKPFIDH, from the exons ATGAAAAATGCCCCAGTGGAGTCGGTGGTTGCGGAGCTCGAAGGCACCCTTCTGAAGGACCAAGACCCCTTCTCCTACTTCATGCTAGTGGCATTCGAAGCCTcgggtttgattaggtttgcGTTGTTGCTGATGTTATGGCCCGTGATTCGCTTGCTGGACATGATGGGCATGGCGGACGCCGGGCTCAAGCTTATGATCTTTGTTGCAGTCATGGGTGTTCGTGAATCCGAGATCGAATCAGTGTCGAGGGCAGTTTTGCCGAAGTTTTACATGGATGGCATTGATACGGAGGCATGGAAAGTCTTTAGCTcgtatgacaagagagttgtaGTGACCAAGACACCGAGGATTATGGTGGAGAGGTTTGTGAAAAAGCATTTGCGAGCTGATGAGGTTCTCGGAAGCGAACTTGTTCTGAACCGCTTTGGTTTTGCAACGGGTTTTGTAGAGGAATATGATATTCGTCCTCTCTCTGATCGGGTGGCAAAGCTTTTTGTAGATGAACCGCTAAGTTTAGGATTAGGAAGGCCTACATCAGCTGCTGGTTCTTCGTTCTTGTCGCTATGCAAG GAACAAGTACACCCATCAATGACCAGCAACCAAAAGCAGGACCGCCAGGCCCTCCGCCCGCTACCTGTAATCTTCCATGATGGCCGCCTAGTCAAGAGGCCAACACCATTGACTGCCCTCCTGATCCTCTTATGGATGCCCTTAGGCATCTTGCTTGCAATAATCCGCATTGTTGTGAGCTTGATGGTACCGATTTGGGCTATTCCCTACTTGTCTCGGCTATTCGGTGGTGAGGTAATTGTCAAAGGCAAACCACCCCCGCCTGTGTCTGATGGCAACACCGGGGTACTATTTGTGTGTACCCATCGAACCCTATTGGACCCCGTGGTCCTTTCCACCGTACTCAGACGTAAAATCCCAGCTGTGACATACTCCATCTCTCGATTAACAGAGATCCTATCACCAATCCCCACCATCAGGTTAACGCGAATACGTGAAGTGGATGCAGAGAAAATCAAGCAACAATTGACCAAAGGAGACCTAGTGGTTTGTCCTGAAGGAACAACATGCAGGGAGCCCTTCCTTTTAAGGTTTAGCGCACTATTTGCTGAACTAACAGATCGAATTGTACCGGTGGCTATGAACTATCGTGTTGGGTTCTTCCATGCAACAACGGCTGGGGGTTGGAAAGCACTGGAccccattttcttcttcatgaACCCTAGGCCTGTCTATGAGGTCACGTTCTTGAACCAATTACCAGTCGAAGCAACATGTTCCTCTGGGAAAAGCCCGCATGAAGTTGCAAACTACGTGCAAAGGATCTTGGCTGCTACGCTAGGGTTTGAGTGCACGAACTTTACTAGGAAGGACAAGTACAGAGTGCTGGCTGGAAATGATGGAACTGTATCTTATAATTCAATCATTGATCAGATTAAAAGGGTGGTGAGCACCTTCAAGCCGTTTATTGATCACTAA